Proteins found in one Bremerella volcania genomic segment:
- a CDS encoding sugar phosphate isomerase/epimerase family protein, with protein sequence MTVEKWAIGVFTSIDAGLGVDLDVAQELGIKTIQIHSPHQSSRNQEGADKILAKLKEYGIEVTCVFGGFEDESYADIPTTQKTVGLVPPETRAARTAEMKEIADFANLLGCKCIGLHIGFIPHDTSDPQYSQVVAVAQELCDHCAAMGQSVHLETGQETADGLLQFIGDVARDNLKVNFDPANMILYGTGEPIEAVKKVGKYLGSVHCKDAKWAANPGQEWGQEVPLGEGDVNIEAYLRALKEVGYEGPLTIEREIPQEPERQKAEVGHAVTLLNGLKTKILG encoded by the coding sequence ATGACTGTGGAAAAGTGGGCGATTGGTGTCTTCACCAGCATTGATGCCGGACTCGGCGTGGACTTGGATGTGGCCCAGGAGTTGGGCATCAAGACGATCCAGATTCACTCTCCCCATCAGTCCTCCCGTAACCAAGAGGGCGCCGATAAGATTTTGGCGAAACTGAAAGAGTACGGCATCGAAGTGACCTGCGTGTTTGGCGGCTTCGAAGACGAAAGCTACGCCGACATCCCCACCACGCAGAAGACCGTGGGGCTGGTTCCGCCAGAAACACGTGCCGCTCGTACGGCTGAAATGAAAGAGATTGCCGACTTCGCAAACTTGCTCGGCTGCAAGTGCATTGGCCTGCACATCGGCTTTATCCCTCACGATACGAGCGATCCACAGTACTCGCAGGTTGTCGCCGTCGCCCAGGAACTCTGCGATCACTGCGCGGCGATGGGGCAGAGCGTGCACCTGGAAACGGGACAAGAGACGGCGGACGGACTGCTTCAGTTCATCGGGGACGTCGCCCGCGACAACTTGAAGGTCAACTTCGATCCAGCGAACATGATCCTGTATGGAACCGGCGAGCCGATTGAGGCGGTCAAGAAAGTGGGCAAGTACCTGGGAAGCGTTCACTGTAAGGACGCCAAGTGGGCGGCCAACCCCGGCCAGGAATGGGGCCAGGAAGTGCCTCTGGGCGAAGGGGACGTCAACATCGAAGCCTACCTGCGTGCTCTAAAGGAAGTGGGCTATGAAGGGCCGCTGACCATCGAACGCGAAATCCCCCAGGAACCAGAACGCCAAAAGGCAGAAGTGGGGCACGCGGTGACGCTGCTTAACGGTTTGAAGACGAAGATTCTCGGTTAG
- a CDS encoding D-2-hydroxyacid dehydrogenase, producing MKIALCYQTQPEFVEAIQQVAPDAEVIDAGQEGIAEAILDADIFCGHAKVPMPWAEVVQKGKLKWIQSSAAGMDHCLVPEVIASDIIVSSASGLFANQVAEQTFSLLLGLIRSLPVFFRAQAVKDYTRRPTHDLHGKTVGIVGLGGNGRRIAEILSAFRTRILATDLFPYDCPDHVEALWPADRLDDLLAESDVVILTLPLNASTYHIIDESRFAAMKQDAWFINVARGQVVKEAALIEALQSKKLLGAGVDVAEIEPLPADSPLWTMENVIISPHVGAQGATRNADATELFCTNLRRYLKGEPPINLVDKQLGFPVRKPTS from the coding sequence ATGAAAATCGCGCTTTGCTACCAGACGCAACCTGAGTTTGTCGAGGCCATTCAACAAGTTGCCCCCGATGCCGAAGTGATCGACGCAGGACAAGAGGGAATCGCTGAAGCCATTTTGGATGCCGATATCTTCTGCGGGCACGCCAAAGTCCCCATGCCGTGGGCCGAAGTCGTTCAGAAAGGGAAACTGAAGTGGATCCAGTCCTCGGCCGCCGGCATGGACCACTGCCTGGTGCCGGAGGTGATTGCCTCGGATATCATCGTTTCGAGTGCCTCGGGACTGTTTGCCAACCAAGTCGCAGAGCAAACTTTTTCCCTCTTACTGGGCCTGATTCGCAGTTTACCGGTTTTCTTTCGCGCACAAGCAGTAAAAGATTATACGAGAAGACCTACCCACGACCTGCACGGCAAAACGGTCGGCATCGTGGGCTTGGGAGGAAATGGACGCCGGATCGCGGAAATCCTCTCGGCATTCCGAACCCGGATCCTGGCAACCGACCTCTTTCCCTATGATTGCCCCGATCATGTCGAGGCGTTATGGCCTGCTGATCGGCTGGACGATTTATTAGCCGAATCGGACGTCGTGATCCTCACCCTGCCACTGAATGCGAGCACCTATCACATCATCGACGAGAGTCGCTTCGCCGCGATGAAGCAGGATGCCTGGTTCATCAACGTAGCCCGGGGACAGGTCGTTAAAGAAGCGGCTTTGATTGAGGCTCTGCAAAGTAAGAAGCTACTGGGAGCCGGGGTCGACGTCGCCGAGATTGAACCGCTTCCCGCAGATAGTCCTCTATGGACAATGGAGAATGTCATCATTTCCCCACATGTTGGGGCCCAGGGAGCCACACGCAACGCAGATGCCACAGAGTTGTTCTGCACGAATCTGCGTCGGTATTTAAAGGGTGAGCCTCCCATCAATTTGGTCGATAAACAGCTCGGTTTCCCGGTACGAAAGCCCACTTCGTAG
- a CDS encoding DoxX family protein → MEGSKKVQTGDFSSAGFLRNAKGPLADNFRGMVFDLYGTHRLSKKEIMDRAAGYRDWAKDKFGDESINQFQKALDRYGSRIDYYFEENAEEIEKYFNELQVYEEKRQDERYRGVAHYEDRLADKDKELFGKLSKWTNDIAKFEADYIDDLNTIGQSVTQTDARVNQVNPNQGSVDLIVTWVLFVCGILLILGLFTRLAALGVAGFLLQVMLAQWPFAHGADLTYVYYQSVEFVSLLLIAAIGAGRFAGLDYILWNSFSKCCSRGASNKGE, encoded by the coding sequence ATGGAAGGTTCCAAGAAGGTTCAAACGGGAGATTTTTCGTCCGCGGGCTTCCTGCGGAACGCCAAAGGACCTTTGGCCGATAACTTCCGCGGCATGGTCTTCGACCTGTATGGAACGCATCGGCTTAGTAAAAAAGAGATCATGGATCGCGCCGCTGGTTACCGTGATTGGGCGAAGGATAAGTTCGGCGACGAATCTATCAATCAATTCCAGAAAGCGTTAGACCGTTACGGTTCGCGTATTGACTACTACTTCGAAGAGAACGCCGAGGAGATCGAGAAGTACTTCAACGAGCTTCAGGTTTACGAAGAAAAACGCCAGGACGAGCGCTACCGCGGCGTAGCCCACTACGAAGATCGCCTGGCCGACAAAGATAAAGAGCTGTTTGGGAAACTGAGTAAGTGGACCAACGACATCGCCAAGTTTGAGGCTGACTATATTGACGACCTCAATACAATTGGACAGTCGGTAACGCAGACCGATGCTCGGGTGAACCAGGTGAATCCCAACCAGGGGTCTGTCGATTTGATCGTGACCTGGGTCCTTTTCGTCTGCGGTATTTTGTTGATCCTGGGGCTCTTTACGCGGTTAGCGGCTTTGGGCGTTGCCGGATTTTTGCTCCAAGTGATGCTGGCTCAGTGGCCGTTTGCCCACGGAGCGGACCTTACCTACGTCTACTATCAGTCGGTTGAGTTTGTCTCGCTGCTGTTGATCGCCGCGATCGGTGCAGGCAGATTTGCCGGGCTGGATTACATTCTTTGGAACTCATTTAGCAAGTGCTGCAGCCGCGGTGCATCCAATAAAGGGGAGTAA
- a CDS encoding serine/threonine-protein kinase produces the protein MLTTTQQNLQPTLSLDGAATERKCPVELMQRYESLISAKRSSWTEHYALRRLLGSGGQGLVFLTERRGANGFTLPLAIKIFSPERFESATHYDEAMARSARVASRVAQIQQHNLLEIHNFLESSTIRVMVMEWVDGYDLQKLSTPGMVERIRPQVSDQRWDYINQVVVTKGPQQPRFKPGVAVAIARDCLAALAALHRDGVVHADVKPSNIMLKRTGTAKLIDIGSAFEIDNAPDSRTCTPAYAAPEVLEGAEATPRSDLASLGYVLIEMLSGRSLFGHIRNFRELLETKRFLAQRLLEILPEEVTCNELLMNFCRRLIAPDPSRRFPSAEDADLRSGGAASFHRQLVKGDLAVEYDNEIRLWIEELQQTEEDPI, from the coding sequence ATGCTAACCACGACGCAACAGAATCTTCAGCCGACTCTTTCTTTGGATGGCGCAGCCACCGAGCGGAAGTGCCCAGTCGAGTTGATGCAGCGTTACGAATCGCTCATTTCGGCCAAACGATCGAGTTGGACCGAGCATTACGCGCTGCGTCGCCTGCTCGGTTCTGGTGGACAAGGCCTGGTGTTTCTGACCGAGCGACGTGGTGCCAACGGTTTTACCCTTCCCTTGGCCATCAAGATCTTCTCGCCCGAGCGTTTCGAGAGTGCCACGCACTACGACGAAGCAATGGCCAGAAGTGCGCGAGTGGCTTCCCGTGTTGCACAGATTCAGCAGCACAACCTGTTGGAGATCCACAACTTCCTCGAGTCCAGCACGATCCGCGTGATGGTGATGGAATGGGTGGATGGCTACGACCTGCAGAAGCTGTCGACGCCAGGTATGGTCGAACGCATTCGCCCGCAGGTATCCGACCAGCGATGGGACTACATCAACCAGGTCGTCGTGACCAAAGGACCGCAACAGCCGCGTTTCAAGCCGGGTGTCGCCGTGGCGATCGCACGGGACTGCCTGGCCGCGCTTGCGGCGCTCCACCGAGACGGCGTGGTCCATGCCGATGTGAAGCCATCGAACATCATGCTCAAGCGTACCGGTACGGCCAAGCTGATTGATATCGGCTCGGCCTTTGAAATCGACAACGCTCCTGACTCGCGGACATGTACGCCGGCCTATGCGGCTCCGGAAGTCCTGGAAGGAGCCGAAGCGACGCCACGTAGCGACTTGGCCAGCTTGGGCTACGTGTTGATCGAGATGCTCTCGGGAAGATCCCTCTTTGGCCACATCAGGAACTTCCGGGAACTGCTCGAGACGAAGCGTTTCCTGGCGCAGCGTCTGTTGGAGATCCTTCCCGAGGAAGTGACCTGCAACGAACTGCTGATGAACTTCTGCCGACGGTTGATCGCTCCAGATCCGTCGCGACGCTTCCCTTCAGCGGAAGATGCCGACCTGCGATCTGGCGGGGCCGCTTCGTTTCATCGCCAACTGGTCAAAGGAGACCTGGCGGTCGAATACGACAACGAGATCCGCCTGTGGATCGAAGAGCTTCAACAAACCGAAGAAGATCCTATCTAA
- a CDS encoding Gfo/Idh/MocA family protein, whose product MVLHIGVVGLGCDWESRHRPALHSLQDRFKVEFICDEVALRAKSAASQFNALSPHGFRRAISADHIDAVFLLDQQWSGLLPLQSACSAGKAVYLNTALELDSQAQSEVVRLVESTKVPFMVEFPRRFAPATIRLKELIATQLGRPKLIFCHHRITPAQGANSPRWLIIQRYLAEIFDWCRYIVDGKPESLMSVSYPRAEDPSDMEYQMLSVDFQSKEDPSQRVVAQISAGTYLRNDWPEAVSFRPPAAMQVCCENGIAFIDLPNTLIWFNGAGRHMESLEGERPVGERLFSAFHRLLENGNNHFDCLTEFRESTRVIQAARQSIAENRRVNF is encoded by the coding sequence ATGGTGTTACATATTGGCGTGGTTGGATTGGGGTGCGACTGGGAGTCGCGTCACCGCCCTGCTCTTCACTCTCTGCAAGATCGCTTTAAGGTCGAATTCATCTGCGATGAAGTAGCCTTACGGGCGAAGAGTGCCGCGTCGCAGTTCAATGCGCTATCCCCGCATGGCTTTCGCCGCGCCATTTCGGCGGACCACATCGACGCGGTTTTTTTGCTCGATCAGCAGTGGTCGGGCCTGTTGCCGCTGCAATCGGCTTGTTCCGCGGGGAAAGCCGTTTATCTGAATACGGCCCTGGAACTCGATTCCCAGGCCCAGAGCGAAGTCGTCCGGCTTGTGGAGTCGACCAAGGTCCCTTTCATGGTCGAATTTCCGCGGCGTTTTGCCCCGGCTACGATTCGGCTGAAAGAACTTATCGCCACGCAGTTGGGGCGGCCGAAGCTGATCTTTTGCCACCATCGAATCACACCGGCCCAAGGAGCCAACAGCCCTCGCTGGCTCATTATTCAGCGTTACCTGGCCGAGATCTTCGACTGGTGCCGCTACATTGTCGACGGAAAGCCGGAGTCGCTGATGAGCGTCAGCTACCCTCGAGCTGAAGACCCCAGCGACATGGAATATCAAATGCTGAGCGTCGACTTCCAGTCGAAGGAAGATCCCAGCCAACGCGTCGTCGCCCAAATCAGTGCGGGGACCTACTTGCGTAACGATTGGCCTGAGGCCGTCTCATTCCGCCCGCCAGCCGCGATGCAGGTTTGTTGCGAGAATGGGATCGCGTTTATCGATCTGCCCAACACGTTGATCTGGTTCAACGGAGCTGGCCGGCACATGGAATCGCTGGAAGGGGAACGCCCGGTCGGCGAACGGCTTTTCTCGGCGTTCCACCGCTTGCTGGAAAACGGCAACAATCACTTCGACTGCTTGACCGAATTCCGCGAATCGACCCGCGTGATTCAGGCGGCCCGGCAAAGCATTGCCGAGAACCGCCGCGTTAACTTTTAG
- a CDS encoding MATE family efflux transporter yields MAEPSQHAESMATISQDENWWSRPCGIRELLLIALPLIASTASWSMTNFVDRMFLFWYSPEAMAAALPAGMLHFTLLCFPIGLASYLNTFVAQYDGAGRPEQIGAVIRKGVKFGSLMIPAYFLTIPFAAWAFSLVGHSAEVQQLEVRYFQILTFGAGASVVSAAMSTFFTGRGKTTTVMFVEIGSCMLNVVLDGLFIFGFCGEWLEGIPGAALATSLSQWFKVVAYLILLYRPAISGQFGFLDWSHDEPGLLRRIFQYGSASGFQVLLEVGTFTGFTFLMGRMGITAMTASTLAVDINALTFVPLIGLGIAISTLVGREIGHADPARAAVATWSGLCIALTYAGGMGLTYFLLPDFFLSAHAMGMEPSEFEEIRVLTIVLLRFVAFFCVFDAVNLVFVSALKGAGDVRFILTVGLIFSLVLSLLAGTCLWLDRIHVEGLWVAMTSWVILLALTHWARFFTGQWRNKKVIDPA; encoded by the coding sequence ATGGCGGAACCATCCCAGCACGCTGAGTCGATGGCGACGATCAGCCAAGATGAAAACTGGTGGAGCCGCCCGTGCGGTATCCGCGAGCTATTGCTGATTGCGCTGCCGCTGATCGCCTCGACGGCCTCGTGGTCGATGACCAATTTCGTCGACCGAATGTTTCTGTTCTGGTATTCGCCCGAAGCGATGGCGGCCGCCCTGCCCGCTGGCATGCTCCATTTCACGCTGCTCTGCTTTCCCATCGGCCTGGCGTCGTACTTGAACACGTTCGTCGCCCAGTACGACGGAGCGGGACGTCCTGAGCAAATCGGCGCCGTCATCCGCAAAGGGGTGAAGTTCGGCTCGCTGATGATTCCGGCGTACTTTCTGACGATTCCCTTCGCGGCTTGGGCGTTCTCGCTGGTGGGGCACTCGGCGGAAGTGCAACAGTTGGAAGTACGGTACTTTCAGATTCTGACATTCGGTGCAGGTGCCTCCGTCGTATCGGCGGCCATGTCGACCTTTTTCACCGGGCGCGGCAAGACGACGACCGTGATGTTCGTCGAAATCGGGTCGTGCATGTTGAACGTGGTGCTCGACGGCTTGTTCATCTTTGGCTTCTGTGGCGAGTGGCTCGAAGGCATTCCCGGGGCTGCGCTGGCTACCTCGTTGAGCCAGTGGTTTAAGGTGGTTGCCTACCTGATTTTGCTATACCGGCCGGCGATAAGCGGCCAGTTTGGATTTCTCGACTGGTCGCACGACGAGCCAGGGCTATTGCGTCGGATCTTCCAATACGGCTCGGCGAGTGGGTTTCAGGTGCTGCTGGAAGTCGGGACATTCACCGGCTTTACTTTTTTGATGGGGCGCATGGGAATCACTGCGATGACCGCCTCGACGCTGGCCGTTGACATCAACGCATTGACATTCGTTCCGCTGATCGGCTTGGGGATCGCCATCAGCACGCTCGTTGGTCGCGAAATTGGTCATGCTGATCCGGCCAGAGCCGCTGTGGCGACCTGGTCGGGGCTGTGCATTGCCCTGACGTACGCCGGCGGGATGGGACTGACGTACTTCCTTCTGCCTGACTTCTTTCTGTCGGCCCATGCGATGGGGATGGAACCCTCGGAATTCGAAGAGATTCGCGTGCTCACGATTGTCCTCTTGCGGTTTGTCGCATTCTTCTGCGTGTTTGATGCGGTAAACCTGGTGTTTGTGAGTGCGCTCAAAGGGGCCGGCGATGTGCGGTTCATTTTGACCGTTGGCTTGATCTTCTCGCTGGTACTATCGCTTCTGGCGGGAACCTGTTTGTGGTTGGACCGAATTCATGTCGAGGGACTGTGGGTGGCGATGACCAGTTGGGTGATCTTGCTCGCACTCACGCATTGGGCTCGCTTTTTCACCGGCCAGTGGCGCAATAAGAAGGTGATTGACCCCGCCTAA
- a CDS encoding Gfo/Idh/MocA family oxidoreductase yields MNLKPEELAVGKENFNEALGVNRRDFLKGVVAAGAVSGAGLGAMYFGYSKVKDPVRIGVIGTGDEGSVLIGALNPEYVDVVAISDIRPYNIHRAFHGDHSSPAALEARQGLMSVYDWKTEDEAKKHVKVYTDYKELLADPNVEAVICALPLFIHKQVAMDAMAAGKHVLTEKLMAHTVKQCKEMARMAEEQDLYLATGHQRHYSVLYDNAVNLIQWGVLGEIHHIRAQWHRGNLPGGDSWQQPIPGGEKLADGKIVDQIKSGMNAFKKRVDTETDPTRRAHYKAMYAQYAAWNEDQKIDPTKYGYEDFTIRNRQGGERQISALEELCRWRLWDRTGGGLMAELGSHQLDAASIFISALRKDGKKAHPLAVHATGGRHIFGYDRDADDHVYCMFEFPGSGYDPSFDVGYYDKVTNWPPEKKGVPSYQEDPHKKVVVTYSSINGNGFGGYGEVVMGTKGSLVLHNEKDVALYKNGVSADTKLSVKKDSDGPTMDTQASGGQTKAASLANAASQGPVSRGYTEEIEHWAYCIRNPAPENKPKCHPEVAMGDAVIALTARLAIQRSNQGKGGYIPFKEEWFDVHSDATPENDLA; encoded by the coding sequence ATGAATTTGAAACCAGAAGAACTCGCCGTCGGCAAGGAAAACTTCAACGAAGCACTCGGTGTGAATCGTCGTGACTTCTTGAAGGGCGTTGTTGCTGCAGGTGCCGTCTCGGGTGCCGGCCTGGGTGCCATGTACTTTGGCTACTCGAAGGTGAAGGACCCGGTCCGCATCGGCGTCATCGGTACCGGTGACGAAGGGAGCGTGCTGATTGGTGCCCTCAATCCCGAATACGTCGACGTGGTCGCCATCTCTGACATTCGCCCTTACAACATTCATCGCGCGTTCCACGGCGACCATTCCAGCCCGGCCGCCTTGGAAGCCCGTCAGGGTCTGATGTCGGTTTACGATTGGAAGACCGAAGACGAAGCCAAGAAGCACGTCAAGGTTTACACCGACTACAAAGAACTGCTGGCCGACCCCAACGTCGAAGCCGTGATTTGTGCTTTGCCGCTGTTCATTCACAAGCAGGTCGCCATGGATGCCATGGCTGCCGGCAAGCACGTGCTGACCGAAAAGCTGATGGCCCACACGGTCAAGCAGTGTAAGGAAATGGCCCGTATGGCCGAGGAGCAGGATCTCTACCTCGCCACCGGTCACCAACGGCACTACAGCGTGCTGTACGACAACGCCGTGAACCTGATCCAGTGGGGCGTCTTGGGTGAAATTCACCACATCCGCGCTCAGTGGCACCGCGGTAATCTGCCGGGCGGCGACAGCTGGCAGCAACCGATCCCCGGTGGTGAAAAGCTGGCCGACGGCAAGATCGTCGACCAGATCAAGAGCGGCATGAACGCGTTTAAGAAACGCGTCGACACCGAAACCGATCCAACGCGTCGGGCTCACTACAAGGCCATGTACGCTCAGTACGCTGCCTGGAACGAAGATCAGAAGATCGATCCAACCAAGTATGGCTACGAAGACTTCACCATCCGCAATCGCCAGGGTGGCGAGCGTCAGATTTCCGCTCTGGAAGAACTTTGTCGTTGGCGTCTGTGGGACCGCACCGGTGGTGGTCTGATGGCTGAACTGGGTAGTCACCAATTGGACGCGGCATCGATCTTCATCAGTGCCCTGCGTAAGGATGGCAAGAAGGCGCATCCGCTGGCCGTGCATGCTACCGGCGGACGCCACATCTTCGGTTACGACCGAGACGCCGACGATCACGTTTACTGCATGTTCGAATTCCCGGGTAGCGGCTACGATCCGTCGTTCGACGTCGGCTACTACGACAAGGTCACCAACTGGCCTCCCGAGAAGAAGGGTGTGCCTTCGTACCAGGAAGATCCTCACAAGAAGGTCGTCGTGACCTACTCCTCCATCAACGGCAACGGCTTTGGTGGCTATGGGGAAGTCGTGATGGGTACTAAGGGTTCGCTCGTGTTGCACAACGAGAAGGACGTCGCCTTGTACAAGAACGGTGTCTCGGCCGATACCAAGTTGAGCGTCAAGAAGGATTCCGACGGCCCAACGATGGATACCCAGGCCAGTGGCGGCCAGACGAAAGCCGCTTCACTTGCCAACGCAGCCAGCCAAGGTCCGGTTAGCCGTGGTTACACGGAAGAGATCGAGCACTGGGCTTACTGCATCCGCAATCCAGCCCCGGAAAACAAGCCGAAGTGTCACCCGGAAGTCGCCATGGGGGATGCGGTGATCGCGCTGACGGCTCGCCTGGCGATCCAACGCTCGAACCAGGGCAAAGGTGGTTACATTCCATTCAAAGAAGAATGGTTCGACGTCCACAGCGACGCTACTCCAGAAAACGACCTGGCGTAG